A stretch of the Sulfurimonas sp. HSL3-1 genome encodes the following:
- a CDS encoding DegT/DnrJ/EryC1/StrS family aminotransferase, with the protein MKVPFYRPEIGPKERNKVEQVLQGDAEFAVEDLEANFENYIGCGYALATSHGTAALHLAMLAIDLKRGDKVLCSVNAFPAVPEVVRHFDAEPIFVDVNEWTMNMDIDKLERYLEANSAKKLKAVIVSHIAGQPMDLDRLYNIAKIYNVKIVEDASDALGATYKGKKIGSTGADITCFSFSPHMKQTISNGGMLVTDDAEMMERATLLRNHAMVRDDEGLSYIYDVVDIGSKYTMSPIEAAFNDAFISHQDKVIARQKEVAARYSERLKGVYHITPPEIHGDHAFSNYIIKIDKNRDGFARDLLAKGIETGLHYIPLHLMAYYKNKYNLRINDFPIALRNYQQVLSLPIYGSITDKEVDYICDAVIELAKTRV; encoded by the coding sequence ATGAAAGTACCGTTTTACCGGCCGGAAATCGGTCCCAAGGAACGTAACAAGGTCGAGCAGGTACTGCAGGGCGATGCCGAATTCGCCGTGGAGGATCTCGAGGCGAATTTTGAGAACTATATCGGCTGCGGCTATGCGCTGGCGACCTCGCACGGCACGGCGGCGCTGCACCTGGCGATGCTGGCCATCGACCTCAAACGCGGGGATAAGGTGCTTTGCTCCGTCAACGCCTTCCCGGCCGTACCGGAAGTCGTGCGCCACTTTGACGCCGAACCGATCTTTGTCGACGTCAATGAGTGGACGATGAACATGGATATCGACAAGCTCGAACGCTACCTCGAAGCCAACAGCGCCAAAAAGCTCAAGGCGGTCATCGTCTCGCACATCGCGGGGCAGCCGATGGACCTCGACCGGCTCTACAACATCGCCAAGATCTACAACGTCAAGATCGTCGAGGATGCTTCGGACGCGCTCGGTGCGACCTACAAGGGGAAGAAGATCGGCTCGACGGGGGCGGACATCACTTGCTTCAGCTTCAGCCCCCACATGAAGCAGACCATCAGCAACGGCGGCATGCTCGTCACCGACGACGCCGAGATGATGGAACGCGCGACCCTGCTGCGCAACCATGCGATGGTGCGTGACGACGAAGGACTGAGCTACATCTACGACGTCGTCGATATCGGGAGCAAATACACGATGAGCCCCATCGAGGCGGCTTTTAACGATGCTTTCATCTCCCACCAGGACAAGGTGATCGCCCGTCAGAAAGAGGTGGCGGCGCGCTACAGCGAACGGCTCAAAGGGGTCTACCACATCACCCCTCCGGAGATCCACGGCGACCACGCGTTCAGCAACTACATCATCAAGATCGATAAGAACCGCGACGGTTTCGCCCGCGACCTTTTGGCCAAAGGGATCGAGACGGGGCTGCACTATATCCCGCTGCACCTGATGGCGTACTACAAGAATAAATACAATCTGCGCATCAATGATTTCCCGATCGCTCTGCGCAACTACCAGCAGGTGCTCTCCCTCCCGATCTACGGCTCCATCACGGACAAAGAGGTCGATTACATCTGCGACGCAGTGATCGAACTCGCGAAAACCCGCGTGTGA
- a CDS encoding NAD+ synthase, with the protein MGKYAMITDFLTKFLIDEVEKTGLKRVVVGLSGGIDSAVVAVLAHRAFGDRLLCVKMPSHYSSQSSLDDADELCERFGIRAETHSIEPMLKAYEHEAMDNLRIGNFSARMRMATLFDISARESALVLGTSNKSELMLGYGTLFGDLASAVNPIGDLYKTEVFELAAHLEVPQSIIGKPPSADLWAGQSDEAELGYSYAQIDAVLRRYVEERASKTELIEEGCDAALVELILTRIYRNQFKRKMPVIAKLTSRTINHDFNYPRDITL; encoded by the coding sequence ATGGGCAAATACGCAATGATTACCGATTTTTTGACGAAGTTCCTCATTGACGAAGTCGAAAAAACCGGTTTGAAACGTGTCGTTGTTGGGCTCAGCGGCGGGATTGATTCCGCCGTGGTCGCCGTGCTGGCCCACCGCGCCTTCGGGGACCGGCTGCTCTGTGTGAAGATGCCGTCGCACTACTCTTCGCAAAGCAGCCTCGATGACGCCGACGAGCTCTGCGAACGCTTCGGCATCCGCGCGGAAACCCACAGCATCGAACCGATGCTCAAAGCCTACGAGCATGAGGCGATGGACAATCTGCGCATCGGGAACTTTTCGGCGCGGATGCGGATGGCGACGCTCTTTGACATCTCGGCGCGCGAAAGCGCCCTGGTGCTGGGCACGAGCAACAAGAGCGAACTGATGCTGGGCTACGGGACCCTTTTCGGGGACCTTGCCAGCGCGGTCAATCCCATCGGGGATCTCTACAAAACGGAGGTCTTCGAACTGGCGGCGCATCTGGAGGTGCCGCAGAGCATTATCGGCAAACCCCCCTCGGCGGATCTCTGGGCGGGGCAGAGTGACGAAGCGGAGCTGGGGTACAGCTACGCGCAGATCGACGCGGTGCTGCGCCGCTACGTCGAGGAGCGCGCCAGCAAAACGGAACTGATCGAAGAGGGGTGCGACGCGGCGCTGGTGGAGCTGATCCTGACCCGGATCTACCGTAACCAGTTCAAGCGCAAAATGCCCGTCATCGCGAAACTGACATCGCGGACGATCAACCACGATTTTAACTATCCACGCGATATCACTTTATAG
- a CDS encoding LrgB family protein: MVFDSFWVYLAASPLWWLTLTILVYLAAQKLFLKSGSIALLNPVAVSIVALIVLLELSRTSYDAYFAGAQFLHFLLGPATVALAVPLFRQMARLRAIWFPVTVSLAVGVLVGAFSAVAIGYALGLDRETLISLAPKSVTTPVAMGISEVLGGIPAMTAAFVVFTGITGAVIGLRILKAAGVTDESAVGIAMGVTAHGVGTARAFEAHPVSGAFAGLAMALAAFLTALLLPPVFEWMGWL, encoded by the coding sequence ATGGTCTTTGACAGCTTCTGGGTCTACCTCGCCGCGTCGCCGCTGTGGTGGCTGACGCTGACCATCCTTGTCTACCTGGCGGCGCAGAAACTCTTTTTAAAAAGCGGCAGTATCGCGCTGCTGAACCCCGTGGCCGTCTCCATCGTCGCTTTGATCGTCCTGCTGGAGCTAAGCCGGACCTCCTATGACGCCTATTTCGCCGGGGCGCAGTTCCTGCACTTCCTGCTGGGCCCCGCGACGGTGGCGCTGGCCGTGCCGCTTTTTAGGCAGATGGCCCGTCTGCGCGCCATCTGGTTCCCCGTGACGGTGTCGCTGGCCGTCGGTGTGCTCGTAGGGGCCTTCAGCGCCGTGGCAATCGGCTATGCCCTGGGGCTGGACCGTGAGACGCTGATCTCCCTGGCCCCGAAATCGGTGACGACGCCGGTGGCGATGGGAATAAGCGAGGTGCTCGGCGGCATCCCGGCCATGACGGCAGCATTTGTTGTTTTCACGGGCATTACGGGGGCGGTTATTGGGCTGCGTATCTTGAAAGCGGCGGGGGTGACCGATGAGAGCGCGGTCGGTATTGCAATGGGGGTGACGGCCCACGGCGTCGGGACGGCGCGGGCCTTCGAAGCCCACCCCGTCAGCGGCGCGTTCGCGGGGCTGGCCATGGCGCTGGCCGCGTTCCTGACGGCGCTGCTGCTGCCGCCCGTGTTCGAATGGATGGGGTGGCTCTGA
- a CDS encoding tetraacyldisaccharide 4'-kinase, with product MKPRLVAWGERFFYAPSSYQRLLAYALWPLGALYCFIMHRRYQNSVPRHQGIPVVSVGNLTVGGSGKTPLTVALAQRQANPAVVLRGYGRQSSGLQVVSDGSSVLCDVACSGDEAMLYALELPHAVVIVSEDREAGIAKAKAMGCGCVFLDDGYGKHFIAKYDIVIDVVAVNGFCLPAGPFRERLWPGKEVRLVREGVDFTRRVTIRDAAPKMALVTAIARPERLDPFLPEVVAKSTFPDHHFFARDELVSILEQSGADALLVTYKDYVKIRHFDLPLALMELHLELDDALAADVEHYIRTYDENKD from the coding sequence GTGAAACCCCGCCTCGTCGCCTGGGGGGAGCGTTTCTTCTACGCTCCTTCTTCCTACCAGCGTCTGCTCGCCTACGCGCTCTGGCCCCTCGGTGCGCTCTACTGCTTTATCATGCACCGCCGCTATCAAAACAGCGTACCGCGTCACCAGGGCATCCCCGTCGTCAGCGTCGGCAACCTGACCGTCGGCGGGAGCGGAAAGACCCCGCTGACAGTGGCGCTGGCGCAGCGGCAGGCGAATCCCGCCGTCGTGCTGCGCGGCTACGGGCGCCAAAGCAGCGGGCTTCAGGTCGTCTCCGACGGTAGCAGCGTACTCTGCGATGTGGCGTGCAGCGGTGACGAGGCGATGCTTTACGCTTTGGAGCTGCCCCACGCTGTCGTCATCGTCAGCGAGGATCGCGAAGCGGGCATTGCCAAAGCCAAAGCGATGGGGTGCGGCTGCGTTTTTCTCGACGATGGCTACGGCAAGCACTTTATCGCCAAGTACGACATCGTCATCGACGTCGTGGCGGTCAATGGCTTCTGCCTTCCCGCCGGCCCCTTCCGCGAGCGGCTCTGGCCGGGGAAAGAGGTGCGGCTTGTCCGGGAGGGGGTGGATTTCACGCGCCGTGTGACGATCAGGGATGCGGCGCCGAAGATGGCACTGGTCACCGCCATCGCCCGGCCCGAGCGGCTGGACCCATTTTTGCCCGAGGTTGTCGCCAAATCGACCTTTCCGGACCACCACTTCTTTGCGCGCGACGAACTGGTGTCCATCCTCGAGCAGAGCGGGGCGGATGCCTTGCTCGTTACTTATAAAGATTACGTTAAAATTCGCCACTTTGACCTGCCGCTCGCGTTGATGGAGCTTCATCTGGAGCTCGACGACGCACTGGCCGCAGACGTGGAACACTACATCAGGACATACGATGAAAACAAAGATTGA
- a CDS encoding CidA/LrgA family protein, protein MLNGIALLLFCQLCGEALVRLFGWPVPGPVIGMLLLFLWLRYRGRSSHDLDLTADGLLKYLALLFVPAGVGVMVYFDALGGTWLKLGVTLLASAVITLVVTGWTMQWLLRRQKSEYTDGL, encoded by the coding sequence ATGCTCAACGGTATAGCGCTCCTGCTTTTCTGCCAGCTCTGCGGCGAGGCGCTCGTACGGCTTTTTGGCTGGCCGGTTCCCGGTCCCGTGATCGGGATGCTGCTGCTTTTCCTCTGGCTCCGTTACCGGGGCCGTTCCTCCCACGATCTTGACCTGACCGCCGACGGACTGCTCAAATATCTCGCACTCCTGTTCGTGCCCGCCGGGGTAGGGGTGATGGTCTATTTTGACGCCCTGGGCGGCACCTGGTTGAAGCTGGGAGTGACGCTGCTCGCCAGTGCCGTGATCACGCTGGTGGTGACGGGGTGGACGATGCAGTGGCTGCTGCGGCGTCAGAAATCGGAGTACACCGATGGTCTTTGA
- the thrC gene encoding threonine synthase, with protein sequence MQFIETRGNDGTHPVKVTFSQAILSPIASFGGLYVPETLPELGEAFLQKHLGSSYKTMAKDMLTRFAIDIDEAVIDEALALYDAFDDPSNPVPVVKVREDLYVSELYHGPTRAFKDMALQPFGIVLSSIAQARNENYLILAATSGDTGPAALETFKNRANVKVACLYPDGGTSDVQRLQMVTEDAENLKVIGIKGSFDDAQGALKHLLASETFKAALKEKNTSLSAANSVNFGRIIFQIIYHIHSYLELVRQGEITMGEKVYLDVPSGNFGNALGGYYAMKMGLPVEKIIIASNENNVLTRLITTGKYDLRDAHVVATTSPAMDILKSSNVERVLYDLFGEARTKELMHSLDEEHNYELCFMELDKLQEFFAADYATGDEGKAYIKAAFADGYLMDPHTATCFKAYENCAKKEFKTIAYSTAEWTKFSPTIANALTGEVDTHDIDALNAISAEAKIGIPEMIKALFDKPVTQKTIIEKEQIEAEILNFI encoded by the coding sequence ATGCAGTTTATCGAGACACGTGGAAATGACGGAACCCATCCTGTAAAAGTGACCTTCTCCCAGGCTATTTTGAGCCCGATCGCCTCTTTCGGCGGCTTGTACGTCCCCGAAACCCTGCCGGAACTGGGCGAAGCGTTCTTGCAAAAGCACCTGGGCAGCAGTTACAAGACGATGGCGAAGGATATGCTCACGCGTTTTGCGATCGACATCGACGAAGCGGTCATCGACGAGGCGCTTGCCCTCTACGACGCTTTTGACGACCCTTCCAACCCCGTGCCCGTCGTCAAGGTACGCGAGGACCTCTATGTCAGCGAACTCTACCACGGCCCGACCCGCGCCTTCAAAGACATGGCGCTGCAGCCCTTCGGCATCGTCCTCTCTTCCATCGCACAGGCACGTAACGAGAACTACCTCATTCTCGCCGCGACCAGCGGCGACACCGGCCCGGCGGCACTGGAGACCTTCAAAAACCGTGCCAACGTCAAGGTCGCGTGTCTCTACCCCGACGGCGGTACCAGCGACGTGCAGCGCCTGCAGATGGTCACGGAGGATGCGGAAAACCTGAAAGTTATCGGGATCAAGGGGAGCTTCGACGACGCGCAGGGTGCGTTGAAGCACCTGTTGGCATCCGAGACCTTTAAAGCGGCGTTGAAAGAGAAGAACACCTCCCTCTCCGCGGCGAACTCCGTCAACTTCGGCCGCATCATCTTCCAGATCATCTATCACATCCACAGCTACCTTGAACTGGTACGCCAGGGCGAGATCACCATGGGCGAAAAGGTCTACCTGGACGTACCGAGCGGCAACTTCGGTAACGCCCTGGGCGGCTACTACGCCATGAAGATGGGACTGCCGGTCGAGAAGATCATCATCGCCTCCAACGAGAACAACGTCCTGACCCGCCTCATTACGACCGGAAAATACGATCTGCGCGACGCCCACGTCGTCGCAACGACGTCACCGGCGATGGACATCCTCAAATCCTCCAACGTCGAGCGCGTCCTTTATGACCTCTTCGGCGAAGCGCGTACCAAAGAGCTGATGCACTCACTGGACGAGGAACACAACTACGAGCTCTGTTTCATGGAACTGGACAAACTCCAGGAGTTCTTCGCGGCGGATTACGCCACGGGCGACGAGGGCAAGGCCTATATCAAAGCGGCGTTCGCGGACGGCTACCTGATGGACCCGCATACGGCGACCTGTTTCAAAGCCTATGAGAACTGCGCGAAGAAAGAGTTCAAAACCATCGCCTACTCCACGGCGGAGTGGACGAAGTTCTCCCCGACGATCGCGAACGCGCTGACGGGCGAAGTCGATACGCACGACATCGACGCCCTCAACGCTATCTCTGCCGAAGCGAAGATCGGCATCCCGGAGATGATCAAGGCCCTCTTTGACAAGCCGGTCACGCAGAAGACCATCATCGAAAAAGAGCAGATCGAAGCGGAGATCCTGAACTTTATCTAA
- a CDS encoding MGMT family protein, translating into MSGTPFQRAVWDALKRIPEGRVTTYGDLAAYLETRAVRAVGTAVGKNPYAPDVPCHRVVRSDGHIGSYSGEGGVKRKISLLASEGVHVSAGRVRDFAEKRHRFV; encoded by the coding sequence GTGAGCGGCACCCCTTTTCAGCGGGCCGTCTGGGACGCGCTCAAACGCATCCCCGAAGGGAGGGTGACGACCTACGGGGACCTGGCAGCTTATCTTGAAACGCGCGCCGTACGCGCCGTCGGAACGGCCGTGGGCAAGAACCCCTATGCCCCGGATGTCCCCTGCCACCGCGTCGTCCGCAGTGATGGCCATATCGGCAGCTATTCGGGCGAGGGCGGGGTGAAGCGCAAGATTTCCCTGTTGGCTTCGGAAGGGGTGCATGTAAGCGCGGGCAGAGTCAGGGATTTTGCCGAAAAACGCCACCGCTTCGTTTAG
- a CDS encoding methyltransferase family protein, whose amino-acid sequence MRQILLFIYALFAYLSAMVSVLVLILWVYPWSFMPINIDSGSGGSFALPVDLALIALFGLQHSVMARPVVKQALFGARPVAFRTSTYTVLSALCLLLIVLLWQPLPTPLYAFESGPFFWLTTLFYVLGWSMAFVATFQIDHFELFGLHQGYRALRGIPEPEVRFQKKGFYKYVRHPIQTGTVIGLWAVPVMSTGHLLFSAGMTLYVLIGLMYEEKDLVKTLGSAYRRYREEVPMLFPFKKRRS is encoded by the coding sequence ATGCGACAAATTCTTCTCTTTATCTACGCCCTGTTCGCCTACCTTTCGGCGATGGTCTCCGTCTTAGTGCTGATCCTCTGGGTCTACCCCTGGTCGTTTATGCCGATCAACATTGACAGCGGCAGCGGCGGCAGCTTTGCCCTGCCCGTCGACCTCGCGCTGATCGCGCTTTTCGGCCTGCAGCACTCCGTCATGGCCCGTCCCGTCGTCAAACAGGCGCTTTTCGGCGCCCGGCCCGTCGCCTTTCGCACCTCGACCTACACCGTACTCTCCGCCCTCTGCCTGCTGCTGATCGTGCTGCTGTGGCAACCGCTGCCCACCCCGCTCTACGCCTTCGAATCCGGTCCGTTTTTCTGGCTGACGACGCTGTTCTACGTTCTGGGGTGGAGCATGGCCTTTGTCGCGACCTTTCAGATCGACCACTTCGAGCTCTTCGGGCTGCACCAGGGGTACCGCGCCCTGCGGGGAATCCCGGAACCCGAAGTACGCTTCCAGAAAAAAGGGTTCTACAAATATGTGCGCCATCCCATCCAGACCGGCACCGTGATCGGTCTCTGGGCCGTCCCGGTCATGAGCACGGGTCACCTGCTCTTTTCGGCGGGCATGACGCTCTATGTTCTCATCGGCCTCATGTATGAAGAGAAGGACCTTGTAAAGACACTGGGCAGCGCCTACCGCCGTTACCGCGAAGAGGTCCCGATGCTGTTCCCCTTCAAAAAGAGACGCTCCTGA
- a CDS encoding OB-fold nucleic acid binding domain-containing protein — MKTLLFLIVAVCGLWAAGPNAPVQHTASVVETMDAGGYTYMKVNEGKEPYWVAVTATKVKVGENVSFTEQMWMPNFKSRALGRTFEKILFASMAPGTAAPAEQVQPQSAPKEVLKKAEGGYSVSEVFTKRQNLKGKTVKVRGKVTKISRQIMKRNWVHLEDGTGDTMTDDLVFTANSVANIKAGDIVVATGKVETDKDFGYGYFYPVIVEESSFVKER; from the coding sequence ATGAAGACATTACTCTTTCTTATAGTGGCCGTTTGCGGCCTCTGGGCGGCCGGCCCGAATGCGCCGGTGCAGCACACCGCCAGCGTCGTGGAGACAATGGATGCCGGCGGCTACACCTATATGAAAGTCAATGAGGGCAAAGAACCCTACTGGGTTGCGGTGACGGCGACAAAGGTAAAAGTGGGCGAGAACGTCTCTTTCACCGAGCAGATGTGGATGCCGAACTTTAAAAGCCGCGCCCTCGGCCGTACCTTTGAAAAGATCCTTTTCGCCTCCATGGCCCCGGGAACAGCAGCGCCCGCCGAACAGGTCCAGCCGCAGAGCGCGCCGAAAGAGGTCTTGAAAAAAGCCGAGGGCGGCTACAGTGTTTCCGAAGTCTTTACCAAACGCCAGAACCTCAAAGGCAAAACCGTCAAAGTGCGCGGCAAAGTGACCAAGATCTCCAGACAGATCATGAAACGCAACTGGGTCCACCTCGAAGACGGGACCGGCGATACCATGACGGACGACCTCGTCTTTACGGCTAACAGTGTTGCAAATATTAAAGCGGGCGATATCGTCGTTGCGACGGGAAAAGTAGAGACGGACAAGGATTTCGGGTACGGTTATTTCTACCCGGTCATCGTCGAAGAGAGCAGCT
- the cutA gene encoding divalent-cation tolerance protein CutA, with protein sequence MKTESIIVYCTCPDPVSAKDIAEAVVKERLSACVNRLPAVMSHYIFKGEYCEDEEVLLIIKTTADAFERLRARIETLHPYDVPEIIAAPVVAGNSGYLAWLQESVK encoded by the coding sequence ATGAAAACAGAATCAATTATCGTTTACTGCACCTGCCCCGATCCCGTCAGTGCCAAAGACATCGCCGAAGCCGTGGTAAAAGAGCGGCTCAGCGCCTGTGTCAACCGCCTGCCTGCTGTTATGTCGCACTACATCTTCAAAGGCGAATACTGCGAGGACGAGGAGGTGCTGCTGATCATCAAGACGACCGCCGATGCCTTCGAGCGCCTCAGAGCGCGCATCGAGACGCTGCATCCCTACGACGTGCCCGAGATCATCGCGGCCCCCGTCGTCGCCGGCAACAGCGGTTACCTGGCCTGGCTGCAGGAGAGCGTGAAGTGA
- the argB gene encoding acetylglutamate kinase, translated as MKTKIDTVKTLLEALPFIKEFRNQIVVIKYGGAAQTSETLKAKFAKDVLLMYLVGIRPVIVHGGGPRINEMLSKLDIPTEFIDGQRVTTPEVMRIVEMVLCGEVNNEIVALLNSHGASAFGVNGKDAQFLRAQPKDSGKWGLTGVIEDVKADVIHRLIDEKFIPVIAPIASDGETGHPGYNINADLAASKIAGAIGAKKVVFMTDTPGVLDADGKLLSSLTEAKVEALKADKTIHGGMVPKVDACIEAIERSVQKAHIIDGRIEHAILLELFTEEGIGTQITL; from the coding sequence ATGAAAACAAAGATTGATACCGTCAAGACCCTCCTGGAGGCGCTGCCGTTCATCAAGGAGTTCAGAAACCAGATCGTCGTCATCAAGTACGGCGGTGCGGCGCAGACTTCCGAAACGCTCAAGGCGAAATTCGCCAAAGATGTGTTGCTGATGTACCTTGTCGGGATCCGTCCGGTCATCGTCCATGGCGGGGGACCGCGCATCAACGAAATGCTCTCCAAACTGGACATCCCCACCGAGTTCATCGACGGGCAGCGTGTCACGACTCCCGAAGTGATGCGCATCGTTGAGATGGTGCTCTGCGGCGAAGTCAACAACGAGATCGTCGCCTTGCTCAACTCCCACGGCGCCAGCGCCTTCGGTGTCAACGGCAAAGATGCGCAGTTCTTGCGCGCCCAGCCGAAAGATTCGGGTAAATGGGGCCTTACCGGGGTCATTGAGGATGTCAAAGCCGACGTTATCCACCGCCTGATCGACGAGAAGTTCATCCCCGTCATCGCGCCCATAGCATCCGACGGCGAGACGGGCCATCCGGGCTACAACATCAACGCAGACCTGGCGGCTTCCAAGATCGCCGGGGCCATCGGGGCGAAGAAGGTCGTCTTTATGACCGACACCCCGGGCGTCCTCGATGCTGACGGAAAGCTGCTCTCGTCCCTGACCGAAGCGAAGGTGGAGGCGCTCAAAGCCGACAAGACGATCCACGGCGGGATGGTGCCGAAGGTCGACGCCTGTATCGAGGCGATTGAACGCAGTGTCCAGAAGGCCCACATCATCGACGGCCGTATCGAACACGCTATTTTGCTTGAACTCTTTACCGAAGAGGGTATCGGCACGCAGATCACACTGTAG